The stretch of DNA TAATGATGGCATCATGTCTCAGAGGTCCCCAAGAGGCAAAATAATTATTAGTCGGAAAGTAGGTTGGGCTGCCATGACGTTGCAGCTAGTTGCAATCTTTACTTTTGCAACTAGgggggcgactgtggctctttggtagagtagtcgtcttgcgatcgaaaggttgtaggttcgattccagcttcctcctgccacatgtcgatgtgcctctgggcaaggcacttaaccccaaattgcctaccgatctgcgtatcggtgtataaatgtgtgcgtgtttgtgagtgcgactgggtgaatgtgactctagtgtaaagcgctttgagtggtcaaaaatgactggaaaagcgctatatacgttcagtccatttaccatttacttTGACACTTTAAGGATATCTTAAACTCACTTCACCTTCAATCACTATTGTCTATCATCAGACCTCCAGCTTTTCACAATCAATCACAagctagaagaaaaaaatcatatgtCAGCTGACAACACTTTCAAGATCTCCCGTGTTTGTGAATCAATATCATCCGTCATCTTTGCCAactgctgtatttttctttggtgGGATTTGACTAAAAAGTACCCAGTCTGATTCTCTGTAGATCACTAAAACACCCTCTTCTATTTGATCAGAAAAGTTTTGATCTATTTTGGTAAAGGGAAcacttctggaaaaaaaaagtctgctgTGCTTTCTGCTGGTCTGGAGCCAATTCTGGTGAAATTCCCTCGAAGTTTCTATGTTTGAAAGACGGTAGTTCATGAATCATTTGGGATGattgatgaggaggaggaagtacTAATGCAAGAAAGGCCTTTTTTCTGATGGGAAATGAATATGTTCCCTTAATACACCTGAGACCTAAAAACATCTGAGGGAATTTAAAGATAAACTGactcatttctgtatttttacagtgCTCTTTGTGTAAACACGACTTTGTCTCATACCAGGTGCTTGAGACATTGATTAAGGAGATGGAGACTCTCACTGGACCATTGCTGTTGTCCTCCCTTGATGTGTGGGATTCAAGCGAGACGACTGCAAGCTAAAACCATGTTCCTCCTTCTATTTTTATATCTGCAGAACCTGCAAGTGCTTATTGGTGTTTGACAGTAATaggaaaaataaagtcaagTAAAATTTGAAGTCTTTCTCCAGAAGGGATATTTAGttgcatttttgtcaaaataattcatatattaatattcaatgttttatcagatttttgtcCATCCACCCATGATTAGCAGCAGAAGTAGCAGGTCCAAGAGGAAATTTCTGACGTCCGTCTTCCCTGGCAACATGATTAAACTCATCCCAGTGGATCAGGAGTAGGGATATATAATCCCTCCAGTGAGTTCTTGTTCTGTACCAAGGTTTCCTTCCAGCGTCTTACCTGGAAAACTTCCCAATCTTTGCATCCTGATCAGACACCCAAACCACCTGagctgatttcttttattttaacaatcaCAAAAACTACATCATCTATATATTGTatgaaaccagaaaaaaaataaataaaagttccTACACCAGATTAAAAGttctatttttttgtactttctgAACATTTAAGTACAAAATATCCATTTTGAACTACTTATGTAATTCTTATTAGCAGATaccgtgtgtatgtgtgttttttgttttgtttataacaCTGTCATTTTGAGAACTGAAGATGAGAAACGTCACAAAAATCAAGCATTGTTACATACtccgttttctttttctatactAATTCCGACATGgaaaatggtcaaataaaatTCCAAACAAAACCTTCATACAAAACCTGCACACTAAATAATGGGGATCAGATGTGGAAAATCATTTCAATcgtattttaattaattacattttagaatCTCACAAGATCTGAAAATTTACATATGTGCACAATAATTACatattaaatcttttatttcgCCACATCGGtatacaaaatgtacaaacaatctataaatcaaatgtttaagACGTATTCTTGCCATCAGGCTAACGTGACACGTTGCCCTGGAGTAAACGTGGCATGAGGAGGCGATTTGTCGTTCGAACCCCCAAAACTTTCGTACCTAAAGAGGGAAATAGAGTTTAggtgagaaaaactgaaaataatgtaaGTGCAAACATTTCACTAGAGTTAAACTGTGATTAAGTGCACAATTTCTTCACAGCTACAATGAGCAATCATAAACTTTATTCATATTGCTCCATCGTCACTTTTATCACTATAATCATCCTGCAGGACAGACATTGCAGAACTCCTGAAGTGCCTGAAAAACTAGAACTATTTAAAGTTATTAGTGCagtgatttgtgttttaatctGGTAGAGAGTCCTCTTGTTACCCAGTACTCACAGTTTGGTGTACTTGCCCCAGTCAGCCGGGCTGAGAGAGGGTCTGGTCACAGCTAAGGCAGAACTAATGTGAGCCTGAGACAGCAGGAGTCCTGGCTGGCTGGAGGCTGGACGCGTCCACACGAATTCATCCTATACAGAAAGAAACACAGACGTACACAGGCGCAAGCTTCAATCTGATGTTTCTTCTATTAGAAACAAGTAGATCAGTGCGGCGTTGACAACCGATGCTGAAATACATGCAGAATAATTCATCTGAAGTCAGAAGATTGGTGAGAATAGCTGATGACATGCAAGGACTGTTGGAAATAACAGCATTTACAGGGGGGGGTTTCATACGTGTTTTCACATACATTTCCTTTCCTATAGCTgttcttgatgattttgatgtcCTGTTGCAGCCGCTCCAGCTGCTCGGGGCCGAGCTCTTTATATCCGGTCTGGATGGAGGACATGTAAGCAGGAGAGAGTCCTCTGACTGGGTCTCTGGAGTTGGGTCCAGAGACACACAGGGATTCCTGTTAAACACACAGATGTTAAACAGAGACTATTTGCTCCGTTTTATAGCAACCAAAGTCCTGGACCAAGATTAAATGGATTTGTGGTAATTATTAATAGAGAGGCAACAGTGAAGAAAGGTTAGAGGTCTAGGGAGAAGATGCAGTGACATCTAGAGGCTACCTCTAAAAACCTTTCCTTCAGATTCAGTCGACTTTCTTTACAAACAAGTTCGGAAATGCTGCTCAGATGAAGCACCCACAACACCTTGCAGAAGTATGTGTATCTATTACAAGTTTGATAAATATGTtacattaaaactaaaacatccaAATGTTACGTCACAGAAAGACACTCAGTGGAAATTTTACAGGtgagtgaaaatatttcaggttttaaatttttctgaaaaccatcattttaaaatcccaataaaatgtggAAGCATTAAGTACTTTCACTTACACGTCCAATTTATGAACTGTGATCATATCTGAATTGCGACATGTGGAAACTAGCTCTTAAATGATCACCTGTTTTGAAACCGGTGAGTTTCCAGTCTCCGACTCAAAGGAACTTCCGAAGTAAAACCTCCAGACGTTACTGTGGCATTCCTCCTGTTCAGTGTGAAGCTCTGCGGGCTCAACAAGAACCAACGACTGGTCCAGCACCAAGCTTTGCTCTCCCTCTCCGACAGAGGAGTCTGAGCCGCTGCTGGTATTTGGGAAGATCATGGAAGACAGGCTCATGTCGGTGTCTGAGGCGGAGGTCAGCTCCTGTTAGTCATGGACAGACAAGTTTAAAGTTTCCAAGCAGATAAACACAAGGAGCTGAAATAATCTCCAACACTTTGCCTCTTGTTTTATCAGTCCAAAAGAACCTAGAACTGCATGCACATCGAGAACGAGCGTACATTTGACGTGCTGACGCCCGAGCTGTTGTGAACAGCCTCCAGCTGTGCATTGTAGAGCAGGGCCTTTAGGTCCGCCCCAGTGAACTGCTGCGTTACTGCTGCCAGCTGTTGTAGGTCAACATCTGGAGTCATAGAAAGGCCAGAACTTAGAGCCTTCAGGATCTCAATACGAGCCTCCTGGAAACAAGACACAAAGGAGATCATCTTTTAACAGCGtgacaaaaaaagcagcaaTGCAACGTTGGTTATGCTATGTAATCTCTAGTGCAGTGATCTTCATTTATAAGCATGAATGAAGCAGATGAGtgatttttaaatctacatACCTGGTCTGGAGGGGGGCAGTATAGACTCTTGTCCAGTCGTCCCGGTCTCAGCAGGGCGGGGTCTATTAGATCTGGACGACTAGTGGCTGCGAGCACGTACACCCCTAGACGCAAcggcagaaaaaaagattatgttACACCTAAAAGCCCacgtggaagaaaaaaaaaaaacacttttcagtgCAATCCAGCTTAGTTACAATTAGAATATATAATATCATTACTAAACATGTCATCTTAAGGCACTTTATAAAAAGTAGACACAATTGTGATCATTACAGTTCATAACAAGCCGATCCAATCATTCAAAGGTAATTACCCATGCTGCAATTCAATCTTAATTGTAATTCAATGAATGGATGTTTTAGACAATTGCTAATAATAAGGTAATTCATGTTACCAATaggaaaacaattatttgttttctgtattgcTCCTTACTGAATCAAATATGAAATTTTAGTCTATGAAttggtttaataaacaaaaactaaaacctaAGTGTGATAAAACTCTACTGCCTTCTCAACAACACTTTATTAACTGATCAAATCTAGTCATTTCTCTAACAGTAGTTTTATCTGTTTAATGGTCTGCGGCACAATGCCAAGGAAGAAGGACATCAGCAATAATCTTCAATAAGCAACGGCTTATTCTTTTGAGATAGAGTTGTTTGCTGATTCATAGTTGATCCACCAAGAGTGGGACAGATGTCAAGACACCTGTCAATATTTTTAGGAGTAGGAATAGGGCCATACTTCCAAACAGACACAGCATAATAACATCCGCTTTAAGGGTTAAAGTTGCAGTGATGCTCAGGCCTACCCTGCAGCCCCTCCACCCCATCCAGCTCGGTGAGCAGCTGGTTGACCACACGGTCGGTTACTCCTGTGCTGTCGTGGCCTCGCCTTGGTGCCAGAGAGTCAAACTCATCGAAGAACAAGATGCAAGGTTTGGCAGCTTGTGCCCTGAAATGGAAACAGGAGGTAAAAAAACTGGTGGGAACATTTACAATCATTAGTACAGCTTCGAAGTATTgtcaaaactcaaaaaaaaaaaaaaaaaaaaaaaaaaaaaaaaaaagttcacctCAGGAAGACGTCACGAACTCCCTGCTCACTGGCTCCAATGTATTTACTCAGGAGTTCAGGTCCCTGCAGAATTGAAGGTTTATCTCAATAAATGAGACCTTGTTTTCCTCAAACACAAGACTAAAGTCCTGCAGACTATGAGAACCAAAGTCCGAGCTACCTTGATGCTGATGAAGTTCATTCCGCTGTCTTTGGCCACAGCCCTGATCAGAAGCGTCTTGCCGGTACCTGGAGCTCCATAGAGAAGGATTCCAGAGCAGTGCCGGATAGGAAGGTTGGAGAAGAGGACCGGATACTGCAAGGCACCAAAGAACATCAGCTTTTATATACATGTTGCTTTTTCTGTTGATCTatgatgaaaactaaaatacactcctcaaaaaaataaagggaacacttaaacaggtgtttcacacttaaagtgttccctttatttttttgagcagtatacaaaaacagaaatggtgGTCACTCTGAAACCAGTAAGACGCACTGAAGGCAAACAGTAATACTGACGTGCATCTGCAGAGCTTTGCACTAAGATGATATGAGTAGATTAGAAGCATGATGAAGTCCTGAGTCAGACAGGAAGGTGTGTTGCAGGGAGCAGCAGTGTGCTGACCTTAGCAGGGAGCAGGATGGTCTCCATCAGCTGCTCTCGCACTTCTTGCAGCCCTCCCACTCTTTCCAGTCCGACTCCACCCGGCGTGTGAAGGTCCACGCCCCACAGCGATGGAGGCGTGAACCCACTGAGAGCCTGCGCAAAATCCCTCCATGAAAGACAGACACCTGAGGAATGATGGGTAAAAATCAGGCTAAGCTGAACAGATCACCTAGGTGCATAATGAGATCAATTAGTCTTAATAAAGAATTTCAAAGCCAACATCTTTGCGCACCTTGATTGCTGTGTCCTCTGTGCATTGTGTTAGCGTGGATGGCTCGCTCCAGCAGCACAGTGAGATCCTGGGCTGCATATCCCTCCGTCTTCCTGGCAACGGCCTCCAGGTCCAGATCTTTCAAGCTCTCCTCAGAGAGGAAAGGCTTCCTCAGGATCAGATGGCGCAGGATATCAGCTCTCTGCGCCTGCAAAGCAACACctcatttttaatattgatagAATTTTTTGGGTCTTCTCAGTGTGCGGGTGTGGATGTTGCCGCTAACTTGGTCCGGAGGCTGGATGTTTACAAATCCCTGGATGAGGTGGGACCCCTGGATCTCTGTGAGAGAAGGGTGGAGGGAGTGTTCGCTCTGGCTGGTGATGATCAGACATACCAGGCTGGAGTGGAGCACCGCCTCGTCGACCATgtcacacacacctgcagccaCAAACCTACAGCTTAACGTTTATACTCAAACCTTATATGGTATAAGTGAGTTTCTTAACTTACTTTGTGCAATGTGCTGCTGCAGGAGCGCCTCAGGGCCATGCTCGTGTTCAGGTGATGTGGCTCCACGGGTCAAATGATCCAGGTCGTCGAGAAGGACCACGGAGGGCTGTCTCCACACTGCCTGTTCAAACATGTCCTGTAGAATCTGCTTCACAGTGTCTGCCCTTTTgcctacaaataaaaaataaatacatgaaggTTCTGCTCGTCTCTGATCCATTCAAGTGTTAGAGGAACATTTCTTGACCTTGGAGCTTTTTGCAGTCCAACACCTCCACATGTGCATCCAAATCCTCTCTGCTTTTTCTGCAGAGGGCTCGGGCCAAAGAGCTCTTCCCACTACCCTGTGAGAGGAAATGAGGGAAAAACCTGAAGCCATACGCTTAATTAAATCTACAGTATtcagtaaacattacatttttatcattttaattctATTATTTTGCATATTAATCAGTTACCACCATCCACAGGGCGGACACAGCATCACGCTGTGAGGAATGTGTTGAAACGGTCCAGTCAAAGACCAGATCAAAATCCACTTTGGAATTAGGCTTGTCACGAAAGCAAATTTTTCTAGACGATAATTTGTCAAGGGAAATAATTGCGCTAAACGatgatattgtttttttcagtccCATGTCAAGTGATATAATGATAATGGCAAAATAGTGCAAGTTCGCCATCtgaaagaccaataaactttaattttgttaaaaaaaaaaaaactaatctctatattttaaaaatcctaaataaaacacaacaaccagaaacaataaataaaacaaaaataataataataataaaacacacacacacacacaaccaaaaccataaataaaatggaaaatgaagtCTCTAAACAAAACTGCCATTTCATTCAACATCACAATTACATGTCATTTTGCTTTAGTGaaccacaaaagaaaaagaaaacatacactgtggttgtaatgtgaaaacattcagggggaatgaatatttttgcaagggaTTTTGGATAGTAAAGATTTACCTTAGCACCAGTGATGAGCAGTGCTCCTCCCTTGAGTCCCTCTCCAGAGGTACAAAGTTCCCTTGAGAGGGGACTACCCAGCAGGGCATGGGAAATAAACTCAAATCCGGTCTTAATAAGATCATCAATCCCACTGGGGGAAAAACGCAGCAAGTGGAAGCATATTAGAGCATATTAAAGCCGAAAAGGGTGAATGTAGAATTCTTTCAAGAACTTACCCAAATAATTGTAAGGAGGGGAGCTCCATCTCAGGAGCCTCAGGAACAGCTATTGGAGCAGGTTGCGCTATCGTCTGCCTGTCCACCTGGAAGCAGCAACATCTTATTAATGTCAATATTTCTCACAGGCACTGgcaaaatcattaaaaaaaagtgttttgggT from Xiphophorus maculatus strain JP 163 A chromosome 13, X_maculatus-5.0-male, whole genome shotgun sequence encodes:
- the pex1 gene encoding peroxisome biogenesis factor 1, which produces MRMFSSQGIQPIRVVFNNAKNCFLHLPSKMISHLSLQENQTLELSWDNASPVYLSWTQNRASSDPHSNDVELCRQMGEKLGLKDGEQGFLKPCHQVSSLNQVFVEPLSSDDWEILELHSSALEQKLLDQIRVVFQHGVFPVWVYSHTVIYIRITSVSPLVPYGRLEQFTELVVSQKIRTGRSKVSDSVRRSNLDEQFHFQRGSTLPSTSEPSPDITSHSGRSQEWGGIADLKSLLHHIIRGPYDHAPVPSVPVVFPDSIYRVCGVPPDCLCTISYIAAGVIHIFSWSSSLSTATRGGQSVVTYGCLFKVSSPKKAKDKAKQALEKRKDGGGSKDSSRKGGKDAEEAQEEEATIVRVMCHDGEMLERGHNKIHCGKVWIPEPLASKLNILPHSSVRIKPVKSVIKVASSVRLQPLIPLPEDDDDEAIQTTFLNWLHSKSHEPLACLTPRSGTVLLHLNDAKLELSLTVLKPKPDNDRPDQLFLLGPTVQKENIQVDRQTIAQPAPIAVPEAPEMELPSLQLFGGIDDLIKTGFEFISHALLGSPLSRELCTSGEGLKGGALLITGAKGSGKSSLARALCRKSREDLDAHVEVLDCKKLQGKRADTVKQILQDMFEQAVWRQPSVVLLDDLDHLTRGATSPEHEHGPEALLQQHIAQSVCDMVDEAVLHSSLVCLIITSQSEHSLHPSLTEIQGSHLIQGFVNIQPPDQAQRADILRHLILRKPFLSEESLKDLDLEAVARKTEGYAAQDLTVLLERAIHANTMHRGHSNQGVCLSWRDFAQALSGFTPPSLWGVDLHTPGGVGLERVGGLQEVREQLMETILLPAKYPVLFSNLPIRHCSGILLYGAPGTGKTLLIRAVAKDSGMNFISIKGPELLSKYIGASEQGVRDVFLRAQAAKPCILFFDEFDSLAPRRGHDSTGVTDRVVNQLLTELDGVEGLQGVYVLAATSRPDLIDPALLRPGRLDKSLYCPPPDQEARIEILKALSSGLSMTPDVDLQQLAAVTQQFTGADLKALLYNAQLEAVHNSSGVSTSNELTSASDTDMSLSSMIFPNTSSGSDSSVGEGEQSLVLDQSLVLVEPAELHTEQEECHSNVWRFYFGSSFESETGNSPVSKQESLCVSGPNSRDPVRGLSPAYMSSIQTGYKELGPEQLERLQQDIKIIKNSYRKGNDEFVWTRPASSQPGLLLSQAHISSALAVTRPSLSPADWGKYTKLYESFGGSNDKSPPHATFTPGQRVTLA